A window of Pyrobaculum aerophilum str. IM2 contains these coding sequences:
- a CDS encoding PaRep2a protein, translated as MWEGEWRGKPISCFVTEKRAVCKVGDKTAAFYVFDTPHGVYLKPEIKLVDYWIKVAPRGDGS; from the coding sequence CTGTGGGAGGGGGAGTGGAGGGGAAAGCCCATATCGTGTTTCGTGACGGAGAAAAGGGCGGTGTGCAAGGTGGGCGACAAGACGGCCGCGTTTTATGTATTTGACACACCCCACGGCGTATACCTAAAGCCAGAGATAAAGCTTGTGGACTACTGGATAAAAGTGGCCCCCAGAGGCGATGGCAGTTAA
- a CDS encoding FecCD family ABC transporter permease produces the protein MIAVLTAGVIALIFLSLLWGPAGLDWHVVEAVRLPRVLGAVFAGVSLSIAGLLLQTATRNPLADPYVLGISGVSALTALSFYLAWRFLGVEYIGYVGGALLGAAAASALLLALAARATISTVVIAGVLLAFMSHSVLQLVLLLLPPDELGYVYLSLQGAFSAYPPGLLGYAAAALLLPLLITAWGYSRWVSAYIHGEEAAQGLGVPIKRVNLLITGLSAIFTGLVVSLVGPVGFIGLMAPHLARWAVGSHRFDRVLGHTALFGILLALLADLAARALLPRDVPSGIVLSIIGVPFAIAIFWRYGR, from the coding sequence GTGATTGCCGTTTTAACAGCCGGCGTAATAGCGCTTATTTTTCTCAGCCTACTGTGGGGCCCTGCGGGCTTGGATTGGCATGTCGTCGAGGCGGTTAGACTGCCCAGAGTGTTAGGGGCTGTTTTCGCCGGCGTTTCCCTTTCAATTGCCGGCTTGTTGTTGCAAACAGCAACGCGCAACCCCCTCGCTGATCCCTACGTGCTCGGCATCAGCGGAGTTTCAGCTCTAACTGCGCTGTCTTTTTACTTGGCGTGGAGGTTTTTAGGCGTTGAGTATATTGGCTATGTGGGCGGCGCATTGCTTGGGGCCGCGGCCGCCTCTGCCCTCCTCCTCGCCCTAGCGGCTCGGGCAACTATTTCGACAGTTGTAATTGCCGGCGTCTTACTCGCCTTTATGTCCCACTCAGTATTGCAATTAGTACTCCTTTTACTCCCGCCAGACGAGCTGGGGTATGTGTACTTATCGCTCCAAGGCGCGTTCTCCGCCTACCCCCCTGGGCTGTTGGGATACGCCGCAGCGGCGTTGTTGCTCCCGTTGTTAATAACGGCGTGGGGGTATTCGAGATGGGTCTCGGCGTATATACACGGCGAAGAGGCAGCGCAGGGGCTGGGAGTGCCCATCAAGAGGGTGAATTTGCTAATCACGGGGCTATCTGCTATTTTTACCGGGCTTGTGGTGTCTTTAGTAGGGCCTGTGGGGTTTATTGGACTCATGGCGCCACACTTGGCGAGGTGGGCTGTGGGGAGTCACAGATTTGACAGAGTACTCGGCCACACCGCCCTCTTTGGAATTTTACTGGCGCTGTTGGCGGATTTAGCCGCGAGGGCGCTCCTTCCCAGGGACGTCCCATCGGGCATTGTCTTGTCGATTATTGGAGTTCCTTTTGCTATCGCCATTTTTTGGAGATACGGCCGGTGA
- a CDS encoding ATP-binding cassette domain-containing protein translates to MDFSAQKFVEFDVYKTLGSFQLRAKGVFKEGVTCVVGPNGSGKTTLLKLLAAIYKPDSGYINYVGISSKVYVGDFYLPPESRGLDIVLAGRSRFGKRPVGKADVEMAVKYASLLGASDLLARRISSLSGGERQRLVIAAALSSEADLLLLDEPLSNLHGNWRGRVMEILRKYAEKKVVVITTHHGDVLKCCQEAFRMENGVLKQGGWVEEADCGP, encoded by the coding sequence GTGGATTTTTCGGCGCAAAAATTCGTTGAATTTGACGTGTATAAGACTCTGGGCAGTTTCCAGCTCAGAGCTAAGGGGGTGTTTAAAGAGGGGGTTACGTGCGTCGTGGGGCCCAACGGCTCTGGTAAGACCACTTTGCTCAAACTACTAGCCGCCATATATAAGCCAGATTCGGGCTATATCAACTACGTCGGAATTAGCTCAAAGGTGTATGTTGGCGACTTCTACCTCCCGCCGGAGAGCCGCGGGTTAGACATCGTGTTAGCCGGAAGGTCGAGGTTTGGGAAAAGGCCTGTGGGAAAAGCCGACGTGGAAATGGCAGTTAAATACGCCAGTCTGCTCGGAGCTTCTGATTTACTGGCCAGGAGGATCTCATCGCTGAGCGGGGGCGAGAGGCAGAGGCTAGTAATAGCAGCCGCTCTCTCATCAGAGGCAGACCTCTTATTACTAGACGAGCCTCTCTCTAACCTACACGGCAATTGGAGGGGGAGGGTTATGGAAATTTTGCGTAAATACGCCGAGAAGAAAGTGGTCGTCATAACTACACACCATGGCGACGTATTGAAATGTTGCCAAGAGGCTTTCCGAATGGAAAACGGCGTGTTAAAACAGGGGGGGTGGGTGGAAGAGGCGGACTGCGGGCCGTGA